ACTTGCAGAACCCGAGACCCTGCGCAGCGCCCTTCACGTCAAATAATAGTCTCACGCCTCACAAAGTCGACACACCCACCTTCATTTTTTCCACTGACAGTCTTTAGTCCGTAACCGAACCTGACCCGGCCTTTTACCTTATTGAGCCTGGATCATGCCTGTTGCCTGCTCGTTAATCACGCCCCCAAAGCTACGGCCCTTGGCGCTGAGCATCCTGCTGGCGTGCGGCCCAAGCATGGCGCTGGATACCGGCAGCATCACCTCCTCCGTGCTTTCGCCAAACTGTCTCGACTACAGGGTCGTCGGCATTTGTTTCTGGCTCCTCTGCACGCCCTTCGGCTGCACAGTCAAAACCTCGACCAAGGTTCGTCATTTCATTCCTGAGCTGGTGGTCTCGAGCTACGCCACCACCGGCAATAACCCCTGGACCGAGATGGCTGCCCTCTCCGCTCCCATCAGCGGTGCGGAAGGTGGCGGCAACCTGATCACCCCGAACACCCACCGCGACAACCTGCCCCGCTTCAAGAACGTCGACGGTATCGGCCACCCCGGTGGCTGGGCCGCCACGCAACTGGCTTCGCATTCCGGCTACGCCTGCACCAGTGCCGCTACCGCACTCATGCCCTACTATCTGAGCATCTTGGACTCGCTGGCCTGGCGCCAGGGCATCCCGGAAAGTGTCTACCCCGAATCGCTCATGCCGGGGATCCGTGAAATTGGTCGTCAGGCCTCAGGAAACATGTGGGGCAGCGTCTATCCCCGGCAGGGCTTTCTGGTCCAGCCCGACGATTTCAAGGCGGCCGCCGTCATGGCGCAACGGGCCGGCGATGTGATGACCCGCAACTGGCAGCCGCATGTGTACTTACCCCTCACGCCCGCCAAACGCGACGGCTACTGGCCGCCTGGCCCGATCATTGAGAACGACGCTTCGACTCACAAATGGCAATTGCTCTCCCCCCAGGTTCAGCCTACGTGCGCCGTCTTCCCCAGCGATCCGGTACAGAGCGCGGATGGAGGATACGCCTGGTCGCTGTGGCGTCCCTATAGCTGCTGCAAGCGTGAGGGACAGACCTTCCTGTTCAGCATCGACTTCGAAGGCGGTGCTTCATGAGCCGGCTTCGCGCGCGACCTTGGTTGGGCACGATGAGTCTGGTGTTCTACGGACTGCTCGCCGTGGCCGCTCATGCCCATGCCGCCGAGGGCGATTACCGCCTGGGCACTCAAGGCGAAGTACTCGACGACCGAGTGATGTACACCATTGGTGGCGGCTCGGCAGTCGGCTCTCCGAGTTCGCTCTACCGACCCAGTGGTCTCGGTGTCGGCGGGTCATGGCGAGCGAACATGATGTGCGGAAACATGAGCCTCACCAACACCCTGCAAAACCAACTGAACGGCGTCACCGAAGGTTTCCAGCAGATCATGGGCAGCATCGTGCAGAACGCGACCCAGGCGGTGATGTCGCTGCCGGCGTTGATCATCCAGCGCGCCAACCCCGGCCTCTATGAATTGTTGAGCAACGGGGTGATGCAGGGGCGTATCGACTTCGATCGTTCCAAACTGACCTGCCAAGCCATGGCCGAGAAGATGGCGGACAAGGTCGGGCAAGCCGGCTGGGGCGCGCTGGCCAAAAATCAGGAGATGCAGGGCAATCTGGCGCAAGCCGGCGGTGATGCGGTGGCTGCGGTGAAAAACACCGAGACCCATAACGGCAACAATGGGGTGTCCTGGGTCGGCGGTTCGAAGGCTGGTGGTGATGGGCAGACGCCCATTCGGGTGACCGCCGACGTAGTGCGCGCGGGCTACAACCTGCTGCATAATCGGTCGGTGGATGACGGTGCGTCGATCAGTAGCAACGACTGCCTGGGTGGGGCTATCTGCCAGACTTGGGCCTCGCCGCAAGAGGAGTCCGAATGGGCCGTTCGCGTGTTGGGCGAGAGCGAAGTCTCGACCTGCGACAGCTGCGAAACCCTGCGTGCAACCGCGGGCAGCGGATTGACGCCGCTGATCCAGGAGGCCTACAGCGAACGTCTCAAGGCCCTGCAAGGGCTGTTGTCCGGTTCACTGTCGCCTACCCCTGACAATCTGGCCAAAGCCTCAAGCCCAATGCTGCCGGTGACCCGTGGCGTGATCGAAGCCCTACGCGACGATCCTGACCAGGATCTGCTCGCGCGACGCCTGGCCAGCGAGACGGCCCTGTCCAGTGTACTCGACAAGGCACTGCTGCTACTGCGCACGCTGCTGGCAGGCAGTCACGAACCGAACATCGCCTCCGCCGAGCCGGCCCAAACCGCCTTGACGAAAAACATCGACGCTCTGGAGCGCGAAATACGCCTGCTGCAGACCGAACTGCAGGTCCGGCAGATGCTGGCCACCAACACCGCCAGCCTGGTGCTCGACCGCCATGCCGGTGGCGCTGATGCTTCGCGGACCGTTGAGCAAGGCGACCCGGAGCCCGGCCGACTCAATGATGCTGACGCCAAACGCAAGTAAGCCATGAAACGCTCACCGCTATTCACTCTGCTTTCAGGTCTGGGGATTGCCGCGGTGATGGTCCTGACCGCCGCACTGGTCGCCTGGATCGGCCGTACTGCGCTGGGTAGTTTCGAGGCATGGCAACAGGCAATCGAATCCGTACGACCTTATCTGCGGTGGTGGCGTGCCCTGCTCTACGGCGCCCTCTTTGCGCTCTGGTGGGATCTGCTTCGGCGCTACCGACATCGACCACAGGATCGGCTGCGCGTGTGGCGCATCGGGGCATTAGGGCTCGTGCTTTTTACCTGCGTCGAACTCACCCGACTGTGAGGTCACCGTCATGCTCATGAGCACCAACAGCTACCTGGAGTTTTACCTCTCCCTGCTGGCCTGGATCATCAACAACGGCCTCTGGAGCGTCCTGTCCGACACTGGATTGTTCGCCGCCCCCTTTGGCGCAATCATTTTGCAAGAATGGTTGTCGGCCCGTCAGCAAGGCGCGGATGAAGGTAACAAGGGACTGCTCTCAGTGCCTCGAATCGAGAACCGGCTCTGGCTGGCCTACATCGTCGTCTTGTTCGGCTGCGCACCGGTCTTTCCGTTGAGCCTCTCATCAATGACGTTCGATGATGTGGCGAGCCAGCGCTGCGGCGTGAGTGTGGCCCAACCGACGGAAACCGCCTGGGGGACGACCTTCAATACTATCGGCGAACGCTCCGCCAACGTGCCGATCTGGTGGTTTCTGGTGCATGCCTTGAGCAAAGGTGTGACCGCGGCGGCCACCGCCTCCATTCCTTGCGCACCGGATATCCGGAAAATGCGCATGGAGATCGACAGTTCGCGCATCGATAGCCAGGTACTGCTGCAGGAAGTCGCCGACTTCACCCGCGACTGCTATGGCTATTCCCGTTCTCGGCTGTTCACCAACCGCCCGCAGTTGGACAAGGCACAAAGTCACGACGCAGCGTGGATTGGTTCAAGCTATTTTCTCGACACGCCCGGCTACTACGACACGGATCGTTCACGCACACCGCGAGTCAGCTGGCCGTATGACGAAAGCCGTGATGTCTCCTTGCCGCAGCTAGAGAACGGCGCGGGCTACCCCACCTGCAAGCAGTGGTGGAGTGATAGCGGTGTTGGGTTGCGCGACCGCTTGATCCAGCAGGTCGATCCCTCGCTGCTGACACAACTGAAAGGTTGGTTGACTAGCCGTTCGAACAACGAGATCGAGGATGCCACCCTGCGTGAGTTGGTCAGCCCGCGCCAGCAATCGATGTCCATGTCGCCCGGACAGGTGTACCAGGACTATGGCTCCAGTGCTCGAGGCGGCTCGATCAATCAGGGGCTCAATAACCTGGCCACCAATACCGGGTTGGCCCTCGGCTCCTTCAGCAACTTCCCGGCGATGAATGCGGTACGCGCTGCCCTGCCCATGGTGCAGGCCTTCCTGATCATGGGCGTCATCGTCAGCCTGCCGCTGATTCTGTTGGTCAGTACCTACCAGTTGAAGACCGTTATGACGGTGACGTTCGCACTGTTCACGTTGCACATGCTGAGTTTCTGGTGGGAGTTAGCCCGCTGGGTCGACTCCAGCATGCTCGACACTTTGTACAACCAAGTTTCGGCTTCCAATCAAGTGCTGTTATCGCTGCCCACATCCGGGTTTATGGATGGGACTGTCACCGCGCAGGTGATCGAGTATGTGATGGGGGCGATGTTCTTGGTGCTGCCTGGACTGTTTTTGGTCGCCATGAGCTGGGCTGGCTACTCAATCGGCAACAGCCTTGAGGGGATGCTAGGTGGTGCAAGCAAAGCCGCGCATGGTGCAGCGGGCAAAGGAACGGATCAGTTGATGGGTGCTACGAAGAAGCTTACCTGACGTTATCAGATGATTTGAAATGACCTATGTAATGGCCATTGTCATCGTAGTTGCCAAGATAGGAGTTAGCCCCAAGGTAGTCAGGACCTGGATTGCCCTCTTCAAAATCCGTGTCGATGACAGCCTTGGACTGCAGAAGGGCAATCACAGCGATCACCACCACAACAGAAGCGACCAGCCAGAAACAGATAAAGAGCAGCCCTCCGATCATTGCCAGTTTGGCAATCAGAAAGCTCCCGCGAACAAGTAATTTACCCGCGGGCAATCCTGCCGTCACCGCACGCTCAGCCACACGGGACTCAAACGCTTTCAAATTGCGATACCCGCGCTTTATCGACATGCCACAGGTATATGCCCAGCGGTGGGCACGTGAATTCTGAACAGGGTTTTGAGTCGGCATGGTCTCGCCCTCTACTGAGCGTTTTCATGGTTGAGACAGGAGTAACAGCCTACTACTGAAAACGGTCCGTGCCTGACCGCTTATCAGTTTGCCCAGCCGAAAAATCTTCACTGGAAGACAGAAGACAAGCCCCGTGAAACAGCGTCTCTACAGTCGTTGACCCATACAAATCGTCCGGCTAAATACAAGGTACGGATCGCTGTTATCGACAGCACCCCGCCCAGGTAGCCAGAACCTTAAAGGCTACGTCACTTCGATGATGGCTCTCCCCAAGTGCGATTAGCGTTCGGTAGCTCGCACGGTGACCGTTTCTACGGTGATGAACGCCTACTGCTCTCTTGAGCGCCTTTCGAGCTCTGCTCGTCAGGAAAATCTTCTTGATTTTCTTCAACCCACTGCGGGGAAATCTTTTCCGGCACGGGACAGGTTTCTTCGCGCTTTCAACGGAGACATACCATGCCCGACTCACTTACACCGGAAACACTGAACAGCCTTCGGTTGCCCATCGTGTTCACCCCTGGCGCGTGGCAACGCGCAGTCCTGCTCAAGCAATCCGATCACGCTGAGAAGCTGCAGGTCGATCGGTTGAGCCACGTATTGCGCGCAGCCTTCGAAGCCCACCTGGCCTATCCACACAAGCCTTACGTGCTGTTCGAGGTAATCCACATTGAACCAACCGATTACTTAGACCACGGCCCGTTGCTGCAATTGAGCCTGAGCCTGCTCCAAGAACCAGATCAGCCTAGCGCCTTGCTGATAGCGCTTGCAGGAGAACACCAGCGCTAAGCGCAATTGACAGTGCCCACCTCCACATTCGGACGCCATGCAAGACCTGCATCGATCCAGCACATCACCCAACCGGGGAACCCTCCCCGACGGGCGCGGCGTTCCTCCGCTTTCTCTCGAGGAAATTGCCATGCGCGATATCTACCAAGACGTGACAGACAAGATCGTTAAAGCTTTGGACCAAGGCGTTACCCCCTGGATCAAACCCTGGTCCTCAAGTGGCTCAGTTGACGTCAGTCATCATCAACCCTTCCCCATCAATGCCATCACGCGTCGTCCCTACTCGGGCATCAATTTACCGTTGCTCTGGGCCGAGGCCAGGTTGCAGGGGTTCACTCAAGATCGGTGGCTGACCTTCAATCAAGCCAAAAAAGCCGGCTGGCACATCCGTAAGGGTGAGCACAGCGCCCTGGCAGTCCTCTACAAGCCGATGGAACGCGAGGAACAGACCGAGTCAGGCCAACCCGTACTCGATGAAAACGGTCAACCCAAGGTCGCTCACTTTGGCATTGTTAGGACACATTTTCTGTTCAACATCGAGCAAACGGAGGGGCTCGAAATGCTCGATGACACCCTGCTCGAGACGGAACAGAGTGATCCCTTCCAGCCCAACAGCGCCGCGGAAAATCTGCTGTTAAGTTCAGGTGCACGCATCGTTCATCGGCCTGCCAACGAAGCCTTTTACCACCCGATCAGAGATATCATCCAACTGCCGACAAAGGCACAATTTCACGATGAAAGCGGGTACTACGCCACGGCACTGCATGAGCTGACGCACTGGACCGGGCATCACGCTCGG
The genomic region above belongs to Pseudomonas azotoformans and contains:
- a CDS encoding ArdC family protein; this encodes MRDIYQDVTDKIVKALDQGVTPWIKPWSSSGSVDVSHHQPFPINAITRRPYSGINLPLLWAEARLQGFTQDRWLTFNQAKKAGWHIRKGEHSALAVLYKPMEREEQTESGQPVLDENGQPKVAHFGIVRTHFLFNIEQTEGLEMLDDTLLETEQSDPFQPNSAAENLLLSSGARIVHRPANEAFYHPIRDIIQLPTKAQFHDESGYYATALHELTHWTGHHARLQREGVTSACPFGSPGYAFEELIAEMGAAFLCAYAGIQGELRHEGYIDSWLSLLKTDKRAIFRASGQARSASEYVLNLKQQLKRAVLDDSLCLNDGV
- a CDS encoding conjugal transfer protein TraG N-terminal domain-containing protein — translated: MLMSTNSYLEFYLSLLAWIINNGLWSVLSDTGLFAAPFGAIILQEWLSARQQGADEGNKGLLSVPRIENRLWLAYIVVLFGCAPVFPLSLSSMTFDDVASQRCGVSVAQPTETAWGTTFNTIGERSANVPIWWFLVHALSKGVTAAATASIPCAPDIRKMRMEIDSSRIDSQVLLQEVADFTRDCYGYSRSRLFTNRPQLDKAQSHDAAWIGSSYFLDTPGYYDTDRSRTPRVSWPYDESRDVSLPQLENGAGYPTCKQWWSDSGVGLRDRLIQQVDPSLLTQLKGWLTSRSNNEIEDATLRELVSPRQQSMSMSPGQVYQDYGSSARGGSINQGLNNLATNTGLALGSFSNFPAMNAVRAALPMVQAFLIMGVIVSLPLILLVSTYQLKTVMTVTFALFTLHMLSFWWELARWVDSSMLDTLYNQVSASNQVLLSLPTSGFMDGTVTAQVIEYVMGAMFLVLPGLFLVAMSWAGYSIGNSLEGMLGGASKAAHGAAGKGTDQLMGATKKLT
- a CDS encoding DUF3742 family protein codes for the protein MPTQNPVQNSRAHRWAYTCGMSIKRGYRNLKAFESRVAERAVTAGLPAGKLLVRGSFLIAKLAMIGGLLFICFWLVASVVVVIAVIALLQSKAVIDTDFEEGNPGPDYLGANSYLGNYDDNGHYIGHFKSSDNVR
- a CDS encoding integrating conjugative element protein, which encodes MSRLRARPWLGTMSLVFYGLLAVAAHAHAAEGDYRLGTQGEVLDDRVMYTIGGGSAVGSPSSLYRPSGLGVGGSWRANMMCGNMSLTNTLQNQLNGVTEGFQQIMGSIVQNATQAVMSLPALIIQRANPGLYELLSNGVMQGRIDFDRSKLTCQAMAEKMADKVGQAGWGALAKNQEMQGNLAQAGGDAVAAVKNTETHNGNNGVSWVGGSKAGGDGQTPIRVTADVVRAGYNLLHNRSVDDGASISSNDCLGGAICQTWASPQEESEWAVRVLGESEVSTCDSCETLRATAGSGLTPLIQEAYSERLKALQGLLSGSLSPTPDNLAKASSPMLPVTRGVIEALRDDPDQDLLARRLASETALSSVLDKALLLLRTLLAGSHEPNIASAEPAQTALTKNIDALEREIRLLQTELQVRQMLATNTASLVLDRHAGGADASRTVEQGDPEPGRLNDADAKRK
- a CDS encoding TIGR03756 family integrating conjugative element protein yields the protein MPVACSLITPPKLRPLALSILLACGPSMALDTGSITSSVLSPNCLDYRVVGICFWLLCTPFGCTVKTSTKVRHFIPELVVSSYATTGNNPWTEMAALSAPISGAEGGGNLITPNTHRDNLPRFKNVDGIGHPGGWAATQLASHSGYACTSAATALMPYYLSILDSLAWRQGIPESVYPESLMPGIREIGRQASGNMWGSVYPRQGFLVQPDDFKAAAVMAQRAGDVMTRNWQPHVYLPLTPAKRDGYWPPGPIIENDASTHKWQLLSPQVQPTCAVFPSDPVQSADGGYAWSLWRPYSCCKREGQTFLFSIDFEGGAS